The following is a genomic window from Rhinoderma darwinii isolate aRhiDar2 unplaced genomic scaffold, aRhiDar2.hap1 Scaffold_3908, whole genome shotgun sequence.
GCAAAACGGAGCGTCAGCCGAGAGAACGAGGAAGATCAGCCACAAGTTCCCCCCGCAAACATGAAATAACCAAAACCCCAACAAACCCCTCACAGGAAAACTAAACCTCTCACCGTGGTCTCTGCCCCCTGCTGGAAGGGGAAGGAATCTTCTCTTTGTTCTGATCCCCAACAATCGGCCTCCTTGGAATTGCAGACTATTTTTTGGACGTCTCCATGAAGGTCAAAACGAGGGTTGAAGTGGAGAAGGAAGTGCGAGGCGTTCTCCCCCAAATTTATTGCAAAGCTGAAAATAGAAAAGACGTCGTGTCAAGTCCAAAGTAGAAGAGAACGTCCAagactcaaggggttaaacactccAGGTCTGAGTGACCCACCAAACACCAGccgacctacacacacacacacacacacactcactcctaCCTCTACACACCCACACtcacccctacacacacacacccctacacctctacacacacacccccctctacacacacacaccccccccccctctacacacacacacaccccccccctctacacacacacacacacacacccctctacacacacacacccctctacacacacacacccctctacacacacacacccctctacacacacacacccctctacacacacacacccctctacacacacacacccctctacacacacacacccctctacacacacacacccctctacacacacacacccctctacacacacacacacacccctctacacacacacccctctacacacacacccctctacacacacacacacacccctctacacacacacacacacccctctacacacacacacacacccctctacacacacacccctctacacacacacacccctctacacacacacacacacccctctacacacacacacacacccctctacacacacacacacacacccctctacacacacacacccctctacacacacacccctacacctctacacacacacacagctcaggACTTGCAGCGGGGGATCAGATCTACGTTACCCTTTACAGTCCGGGGGGATGAAGCCCTTGATCTCCACACAGTGACCGGGTTCCAAATGGAGATTTGTCACAACTAAACCCTGAACATGGAGAAGAACAACGAAGAGTTAACGGCCGAGGGAGGAGCCTAAATATAGGAGAGAAGTCACGAGAGAGACCGCAGCCGATCCCACCCAGAGGAACCGGATCATACAGGGACCACCACCCTCATCGTTATACAGGGACCCTCATCATTATACAGGGACCACCACCCTCATCATTATACAGGGACCACCACCCTCATCATTATACAGGGACCACCACCCTCATCATTATACAGGGACCCTCGTCATTATACAGGGACCGGAGCAAACATTCTGGAATTGGAGCAAAGAGTTAAACGCCACGAGCTGCTGAAGAGGAAAGAAAGAGTTAAACATCAGGACTGGGCGGAGCCTCATCTCCCGGGGAGAACCGTTATACCCGACCCGACCACACCCCGCGCCACGGAGTCCCCGCTCCTTCTATAGGAAAAAGTGACCGCAAATACACAAGAAAGCAAAGACATTCCGCCCGAAGAGCCGGAGTAACCCCCGTCCCGGAGACCCGTCACTCACTCCCCCGTCCCGGAGACCCGACACCTCCCCCTCGTCCCGCAGACCCGACACCTCCCCCCCCGTCCCGGTGACCCGACACTCACTCCCCCGTCCCGGTGACCCGTCACTCACTCCCCCGTCCCGGTGACCCGTCACTCACTCCCCCGCCCCGGAGCCCCGTCCCTCACCTCAGCCGCCATCGTCCCTCAGCTCCCGAGTGAAATGTCACAGCAGCTGCTCCGTCTTCAGACTTTATATAAAACGAGTGGGTATCAGCCAATCAGAGAAAGGGGGCGTGTTTTATTAACTAAATACGCCCCCCACCCATTACGGTCCTGgattgaggctctgttcacaccttatccaaaaacgtctgaaaatacggaggagcttcaagggaaaaccgctcctgattttcagacgttttttaatcaaagtcgcgagTTTCGCTTCGTTTTTCGcagcctttttggagctgtttttttatagtCTTTGAAAAGCGGCTCCAGAAACCTCCCAaggagtgacctgcacttctttttcgtggccgtttttttacatggcgtttttcaaaatgtttcaaaaaacggcccgtcgtaacagaacgccgttttcctattacaatcaatgggcagatgtttggaggcgttcggcttccgatttttcgggacgtttacactacgtgtgcacaaacCCTGACCATGAAAACGGCTCCACAAAcggatcaagaagtgacatgcggttCTTTTTTATGGGGTAAAAATCacgccgtgggaacggaacgcagttttccccattgagatcaatgggcagatgttcggaggCGTTCGACCCCCGCATTattagccgtttttcaggctctgttcacacacaaactcaaaaacgtctgaaaatacggagcttttcaagggtaaaccgctcctgattttcagacgttttttaagccactcgcattttttgttttttgcggccgttttgaggcgttctgcttccgatttttcagcctttttttcgggacgtttacagctgaaaacactacgtgtgcacaaacCCTAACAATGAAtacggcttcaaaaacggctcaacgagtgacctgcacttcttattcgcggccatttttttacgtggccgttttgaaaaaaggccgtgtaaaaaacgccccgtcggaacagaacgccgttttttccattgcaatcaatgggcagatatttggaggcgttctgcttccgatatttcggccgtttttcgggacgtttacgctaCGTCTGCACATACCATCTCGGTGCACACTGTGGTATAAATGAGGCGCATCTCTGGCCTGGATTGCGACCTCCACCGGCTGTGGAGGCCTCGGCCCTCAGGACAAGTTAAATAAATATCGTTCTTTTCCGTGATTTCGCTGCGCAGAGATTTCCTGAGGGGTAAACCAGTTCTGGCTGTAAATTATAGCGAATTTCTCGGGCCGACATTAAACTGTGTTtcattttataaaaagaaaatacacaaaatatttgCCCATAAAACAAGTTTTGCCCAAAATACGACTTTTCTACGTCAGAAAAACCGCTGCAGAGATTGATAAATATTCTCCAGATAAAAGTGGGAAATGTCATAAAGAATTCGGTCACCGCGGTCACATGTGTTACATGTGACAGTAAAAGTCGTGATCTGTAAAAACACGTCAAAGGGATCGGATTgtagaaaggcatcagtcaggagaagggtaccaaagaatttccaaggcattagatctaccatggaacacagtgaagacgtcatcaagaagtggattatatTTGGcagaacagtgacattaccaagaactggacgtccctcaaaacttgatgaaaagacaagacgaaaattggtccgggaggctaccaagaggtctacagcaacattaaaggagctcaggactttctggcaggttctGGTTGTGTAgtacatgtgacaacaatctcccatattcttcatatgtctgggctgtgggggagggtggcaagacggaagccttttctaacaagaaaaacatccaagcccggccatGTTATACCAAGACCTACATCCAGTCTGCCAaaaggtggaggcagcattatggagcacggcggaggcagcattatggagcacggtggaggcagcattatggagcacggtggaggcagcattatggagcacagtgGGGGAggtattatggagcacggcggaggcagcattatggagcacggcggaggcagcattatggagcacggtggaggcagcattatggagcacggcggaggcagcattatggagcacagtgggggaggcattatggagcacggcggaggcagcattatggagcacggcggaggcagcattatggagcacggtggaggcagcattatggagcacagtgggggaggcattatggagcacggcggaggcagcattatggagcacggcggaggcagcattatggagcacggtggaggcagcattatggagcacggcggggcagcattatggagcacggtggaggcagcattatggagcacggtggaggcagcattatggagcacagtggaggcagcattatggagcacggtggaggcggcattatggagcacggtgggggcggcattatggagcacggtggaggcagcattatggagcacggtggaagcagcattatggagcacggtggaggcggcattatggagcacagtgtgggaggcattatggagcacggtggaagcagcattatggagcacgggggtggcattatggagcacggtggaggcagcattatggagcacggtggaagcagcattatggagcacggtggaggcggcattatggagcacagtgtgggaggcattatggagcacggtggaagcagcattatggagcacgggggtggcattatggagcacggtggaggcagcattatggagcacggtggaggcagcattatggagcacggtggaggcagcattatggagcacggtggaggcagcattatggagcacggtggaggcagcattatggagcacggtggaggcagcattatggagcacggtggaagcagcattatggagcacggtggaggcggcattatggagcacagtgtgggaggcattatggagcacggtggaagcagcattatggagcacgggggtggcattatggagcacggtggaggcagcattatggagcacggtggaagcagcattatggaacacggtggaggcggcattatggagcacagtgtgggaggcattatggagcacggtggaagcagcattatggagcacgggggtggcattatggagcacggtggaggcagcattatggagcacggtggaggcagcattatggagcacggtggaggcagcattatggagcacggtggaggcagcattatggagcacggtggaggcagcattatggagcacggtggaggcagcattatggagcacggtggaagcagcattatggagcacggtggaggcggcattatggagcacagtgtgggaggcattatggagcacggtggaagcagcattatggagcacgggggtggcattatggagcacggtggaggcagcattatggagcacagttATAgtggccacttctatatatgaccgtataatatgactgtatcctgggccacgtctatatatgaccgtataatatgactgtatcctgggccacttctatatatgaccgtataatatgactgtatcctggaccacttctatatatgaccgtataatatgactgtatcctgggccacttctatatatgactgtataatatgactgtatcctgggccacttctatatatgactgtataatatgactgtatcctgggccacttctatatatgaccgtataatatgactgtatcctgggccacttctatatatgacgttataatatgactgtatcctgggccacttctatatatgaccgtataatatgactgtatcctagaccacttctatatatgacgttataatatgactgtatcctgggccacttctatatatgacgttataatatgactgtatcctgggccacttctatatatgaccgtataataggactgtatcctggaccacttctatatatgaccgtataatatgactgtatcctgggccacttctatatatgaccgtataatatgactgtatcctgggccacttctatatatgaccgtataatatgactgtatcctggaccacttctatatatgaccgtataatatgactgtatcctgggccacttctatatatgaccgtataatatgactgtatcctggaccacttctatatatgacgttataatatgactgtatcctgggccacttctatatatgaccgtataatatgaccttatcctgggccacttctatatatgaccgtataataggactgtatcctgggccacttctatatatgaccgtataataggactgtatcctggaccacttctatatatgactgtataatatgattgtatcctggaccacttctatatatgaccgtataatatgactgtatcctgggccacttctatatatgaccgtataataggactgtatcctggaccacttctatatatgactgtataatatgactgtatcctggaccacttctatatatgaccgtataatatgactgtatcctggaccacttctatatatgactgtataatatgactgtatcctggaccacttctatatatgactgtataatatgactgtatcctggaccacttctatatatgaccgtataatatgactgtatcctggaccacttctatatatgacgttataatatgactgtatcctggaccacttctatatatgactgtataatatgactgtatcctgggccacttctatatatgaccgtataatatgactgtatcctgggccacttctatatatgaccgtataatatgactgtatcctggaccacttctatatatgacgttataatatgactgtatcctgggccacttctatatatgacgttataatatgactgtatcctggaccacttctatatatgactgtataatatgactgtatcctgggccacttctatatatgaccgtataataggactgtatcctggaccacttctatatatgactgtataatatgactgtatcctggaccacttctatatatgaccgtataatatgactgtatcctggaccacttctatatatgactgtataatatgactgtatcctggaccacttctatatatgactgtataatatgactgtatcctggaccacttctatatatgaccgtataatatgactgtatcctggaccacttctatatatgacgttataatatgactgtatcctggaccacttctatatatgactgtataatatgactgtatcctgggccacttctatatatgaccgtataatatgactgtatcctgggccacttctatatatgaccgtataatatgactgtatcctggaccacttctatatatgacgttataatatgactgtatcctgggccacttctatatatgacgttataatatgactgtatcctggaccacttctatatatgactgtataatatgactgtatcctgggccacttctatatatgaccgtataatatgactgtatcctgggccacttctatatatgaccgtataatatgactgtatcctggaccacttctatatatgacgttataatatgactgtatcctgggccacttctatatatgacgttataatatgactgtatcctggaccacttctatatatgactgtataatatgactgtatcctgggccacttctatatatgaccgtataatatgactgtatcctgggccacttctatatatgaccgtataatatgactgtatcctgggccacttctatatatgaccgtataatatgactgtatcctggaccacttctatatatgaccgtataatatgactgtatcctggaccacttctatatatgaccgtataataggactgtatcctgggccacttctatatatgaccgtataatatgactgtatcctggaccacgtctatatatgaccgtataatatgactgtatcctgggccacttctatatatgaccgtataatatgactgtatcctggaccacttctatatatgaccgtataatatgactgtatcctggaccacttctatatatgaccgtataatatgactgtagcctggaccacttctatatatgaccgtataatatgaccgtatcctggaccacttctatatatgaccgtataatatgactgtatgctggaccacttctatatatgaccgtattatATGACCGTATCCTGGGCCActcctatatatgaccgtataatatgactgtatcctggaccacttctatatatgaccgtataatatgactgtatcctggaccacttctatatatgaccgtataatatgactgtagcctggaccacttctatatatgaccgtataatatgactgtatcctgggccacttctatatatgaccgtataatatgactgtatcctgggccacttctatatatgaccgtataatatgactgtatcctggaccacgtctatatatgactgtataatatgactgtatcctgggccacttctatatatgactgtataatatgactgtatgctggaccacttctatatatgaccgtataatatgactgtatcctggaccacttctatatatgactgtataatatgactgtatcctggaccacttttatatatgaccgtataatatgactgtagcctggaccacttctatatatgaccgtataatatgactgtatcctggaccacttctatatatgaccgtataatatgactgtatcctggaccacttctatatatgaccgtataatatgactgtatcctggaccacttctatatatgactgtataatatgactgtatcctgggccacttctatatatgaccgtataatatgactgtatcctgggccacttctatatatgaccgtataatatgactgtatcctggaccacttctatatatgaccgtataatatgactgtatcctgggccacttctatatatgaccgtataatatgactgtatcctgggccacttctatatatgaccgtataatatgactgtatcctgggccacttctatatatgaccgtataatatgaccgtatcctgggccacttctatatatgaccgtataatatgaccgtatcctggaccacttctatatatgaccgtataatatgaccgtatcctggaccacttctatatatgaccgtataatatgaccgtatcctgggccacttctatatatgaccgtataatatgactgtatcctgggccacttctatatatgaccgtataatatgactgtatcctgggccacttctatatatgaccgtataatatgactgtatgctggaccacttctatatatgaccgtataatatgactgtagcctgggccacttctatatatgaccgtataatatgaccgtATCCTGGGCCActcctatatatgaccgtataatatgactgtatcctggaccacttctatatatgaccgtataatatgactgtatcctgggccacttctatatatgaccgtataatatgactgtatcctgggccacttctatatatgaccgtataatatgactgtatcctgggccacttctatatatgaccgtataatatgacagtatcctgggccacttctatatatgaccgtataatatgactgtatcctgggccacttctatatatgaccgtataatatgactgtatcctgggccacttctatatatgaccgtataatatgactgtatcctgggccacttctatatatgaccgtataatatgaccgtagcctggaccacttctatatgtaaccgtataatatgactgtatcctggaccacttctatatatgactgtataatatgactgtatcctgggccacttctatatatgaccgtataatatgactgtatcctgggccacttctatatatgaccgtataatatgactgtatcctgggccacttctatatatgaccgtataatatgactgtatcctggaccacttctatatatgaccgtataatatgactgtatcctggaccacttctatatatgaccgtataatatgactgtatcctgggccacttctatatatgaccgtataatatgactgtatcctggaccacttctatatatgaccgtataatatgactgtatcctggaccacttctatatatgaccgtataatatgactgtatcctgggccacttctatatatgaccgtataatatgactgtatcctggaccacttctatatatgaccgtataatatgactgtatcctggaccacttctatatatgaccgtataataggactgtatcctggaccacttctatatatgaccgtataatatgactgtatcctggaccacttctatatatgaccgtataataggactgtatcctggaccacttctatatatgaccgtataatatgactgtatcctgggccacttctatatatgaccgtataatatgactgtatcctggaccacgtctatatatgaccgtataatatgactgtatcctggaccacttctatatatgaccgtataatatgactgtagcctgggccacttctatatatgaccgtataatatgactgtatcctgggccacttctatatatgaccgtataataggactgtatcctgggccacttctatatataaccgtataatatgactgtatcctggaccacttctatatatgaccgtataatatgactgtatcctggaccacttctatatatgaccgtataatatgactgtagcctgggccacttctatatatgaccgtataatatgactgtatcctggaccacttctatatttgaccgtacaatatgactgtatcctggaccacgtctatatatgaccgtataatatgactgtatcctgggccacttctatatatgaccgtataatatgaccgtatcctggaccacttctatatatgaccgtataataggactgtatcctggaccacttctatatatgaccgtataatatgactgtatcctggacctcttctatatatgaccgtataatatgactgtatcctggaccacttctatatatgaccgtataatatgactgtatcctggacctcttctatatatgaccgtataatatgactgtatcctgggccacttctatatataaccgtataatatgactgtattctggaccacttctatatatgaccgtataatatgactgtatcctgggccacttctatatatgaccgtataatatgactgtatcctgggccacttctatatatgactgtataatatgactgtatcctggaccacttctatatatgactgtataatatgactgtatcctgggccacttctatatatgaccgtataatatgactgtatcctggaccacttctatatatgaccgtataatatgactgtatcctgggccacttctatatatgaccgtataatatgactgtatcctggaccacttctatatatgaccgtataataggaCTGTATCCtaggccacttctatatatgaccgtataatatgactgtatcctggaccacgtctatatatgactgtataatatgactgtatcctggaccacttctatatatgactgtataatatgactgtatcctggaccacttctatatatgaccgtataatatgactgtatcctgggccacttctatatatgaccgtataatatgactgtatcctggaccacttctatatatgaccgtataatacgactgtatcctgggccacttctatatatgaccgtataatatgactgtagcctgggccacttctatatatgaccgtataataggactgtatcctggaccacttctatatatgacgttATAATATGACTGtttcctggaccacttctatatatgactgtataatatgactgtatcctggaccacttctatatatgaccgtataatatgactgtatcctggaccacttctatatatgaccgtataataggaCTGTATCCTgagccacttctatatatgaccgtataatatgactgtatgctGGGCCacgtctatatatgaccgtataatgactgtatcctggaccacttctatatatgactgtataatatgactgtatgctgggccacttctatatatgaccgtataatgactgtatcctggaccacttctatatatgactgtataatatgactgtatcctgggccacttctatatatgaccgtataatgactgtatcctggaccacttctatatatgactgtataatatgactgtatcctggaccacttctatatatgactgtataatatgactgtatcctgggccacttctatatatgactgtataatatgactgtatcctggaccacttctatatatgactgtataatatgactgtatcctgggccacttctatatatgaccgtataatatgactgtatcctggaccacttctatatatgaccgtataatatgactgtatcctgggccacttctatatatgaccgtataatatgactgtatcctggaccacttctatatatgaccgtataataggactgtatcctgggccacttctatatatgaccgtataatatgactgtatcctggaccacgtctatatatgaccgtataatatgactgtatcctgggccacttctatatatgaccgtataatatgactgtatcctggaccact
Proteins encoded in this region:
- the LOC142708451 gene encoding galectin-1-like — encoded protein: MAAEGLVVTNLHLEPGHCVEIKGFIPPDCKGFAINLGENASHFLLHFNPRFDLHGDVQKIVCNSKEADCWGSEQREDSFPFQQGAETTICFEYQSDKITVKLSSGEQFSFPVRVALSSLSFLSLEGIRFKSITTE